Proteins encoded by one window of Nicotiana tabacum cultivar K326 chromosome 10, ASM71507v2, whole genome shotgun sequence:
- the LOC107782987 gene encoding glutathione S-transferase U8-like — MEDIKLLGSWASPFSVRVEIALKLKGIQYEYIEEDLSNKSATLLKYNPVYKMIPVLLHNGKPIAESLVILEYIDETWKDETHLLPKDLNQRAMARFWANFLDEKCLPEMKELCYESNNEVREKARGELHELLKLLENEIIKDKNFFAVNRVGYIEIVSILITYWLGIIHEALKVDILTKEEFPNICAWSEDVISFSFIKENLPPREKILAFYKMYVKPLNVAI, encoded by the exons ATGGAAGACATAAAATTGTTGGGTTCTTGGGCAAGTCCTTTTAGTGTAAGAGTTGAGATTGCTCTGAAACTCAAGGGTATTCAATATGAGTATATTGAAGAAGATCTATCAAACAAGAGTGCTACACTTCTCAAATATAATCCTGTATATAAAATGATTCCTGTACTTTTACACAATGGGAAGCCAATTGCTGAGTCTCTTGTAATTCTTGAATATATTGATGAAACTTGGAAAGATGAAACCCATCTTCTACCAAAAGATCTCAATCAGAGAGCAATGGCACGTTTCTGGGCTAACTTTTTGGATGAAAAG TGTTTGCCAGAGATGAAGGAACTTTGTTATGAAAGCAACAATGAAGTAAGGGAGAAAGCCAGGGGAGAACTTCATGAACTCCTTAAACTTCTTGAGAATGAAATTATCAAAGATAAGAACTTCTTTGCAGTAAACAGAGTTGGATATATTGAGATTGTTTCAATTTTGATAACTTATTGGCTTGGAATTATTCACGAAGCATTGAAAGTGGACATATTGACCAAAGAGGAATTTCCAAATATATGTGCCTGGTCTGAAGATGTGATAAGCTTTAGTTTTATCAAGGAAAATCTGCCACCTAGAGAAAAAATACTTGCATTTTACAAAATGTACGTCAAACCACTAAATGTGGCCATTTAA